TCCAACCAAGACGAATAATTGCCCTTCCACGGGATGCCGTGGCCGCGGTCGAGTTCCAAGATCCAGCCGGCGACGTTGTCCAAAAAATACCGGTCATGGGTGACGGCGATGACCGTGCCCTTGTACTGCTGGAGGTGGCGCTCCAGCCAGTAGACGGATTCCGCGTCCAGGTGGTTGGTGGGTTCGTCCAGGAGGAGGATGTCCGGTTCCTTCAAGAGTAGCCGGCAGAGGGCCACGCGGCGCTTCTCGCCGCCGGAGAGGGTCGAGATGATCGCGTCCTCCGGCGGGCAGCGCAGGGCGTCCATGGCCAGCTCCAGTCGGCTGTCCAGGTTCCAGGCGTCGTGCTGCTCGAGCTTTTCTTGGACCGCGGCCTGCCTCTCGAGGAGTTTCGCCATCTCGCCGTCGGACATCGGGTTCGCGAAGCTGTTGTTGATGGTCTCGAACTCCTTCAACAGGTCGACGACCTCCTGGACACCCTCGGAGACCGATTCCTTGACCGTCTTGTCGGGATTGAGGCGGGGCTCCTGTTCCAGGAATCCGATCGAGTAGTCCTTCGAGAAATGGACTTCCCCCGTGTGATCCTGGTCCACGCCCGCGATGATCCGGAGGAGGCTGGACTTGCCGGAGCCGTTGAGCCCCAGGACGCCGATCTTCGCCCCGTAAAAGAACGAGAGGGAGATGTCCTTCAGGACCTCTTTCTTGGGCGGATGGACCCGGCCCACGCGGGTCATGGAAAAGATGATCTTGTGGGGTTCGGTGGAGATGGCCATGGCAGCAAAAAGCTACATCTGATAGATTTTTGCAACCACACTAAAGTGCGATTCAGAATTTAAATGTTTTGGAGGATCTGAAACGTGTCCTATCGGGAAAGCTGGATGGAGGAAAAAAGGTCCGCCTATCTCTACCGCGTGATCGCGGAGGCGGAAAAGGAGACCCTCCGCCGGAACCTCTTCTCGGGCCTGGCCCAGGAGGCGGAGCTTCAGGCGGGGCATTGGGCCCGCAAGCTCGCCGCCGCCTCCCAAGCCGTGCCCGGGGCGTACGCGCCGGATCTCCGCTCCCGCGTCGTCGCCGCCCTCGTCCGGCGCCTGGGACCGAAGGCCCTGCGGACGCCTCTCGCCGCCCTCAAGATCCGCGGCCTCTCCGTCTACGACAAGACCCCGCCGGGCCACGAGTCGCCCGTGCGAGTGGAGGAGGTGGGGCGGAGGCATCGGGGCACGAAGACCGGAGGCAACCTCCGGGCGGCCGTCTTCGGCGTCAACGACGGGCTGGTCTCCAATGCAGGCCTCATTTTGGGCGTGGCCGGGGCGACCAACGACCCGCACGCGATCCTCCTGTCAGGCATCGCGGGCCTGCTCGCCGGGGCCTTCTCGATGGCGGCGGGGGAGTTCGTGTCGGTTCGGTCCCAGCGCGAGATGTACGAGTACCAAATCGGTCTCGAACGGGAGGAGTTGGCCGAGTATCCCCAACAAGAGGCCGAGGAGCTGGCGCTGATCTATCAGGCCAAGGGACTTTCCGAGACGGAGGCCCAGGAGATCGCCAAAAAACTCATTGATGATCCGGGCAAGGCCCTGGAGACGCTGGCCCGTGAGGAACTGGGCCTGGACCCGCAGGCCCTCGGTTCGCCTTGGGGGGCGGCGGTGTTTTCTTTTGTCGCGTTCGCCGTCGGGGCCTCGATCCCCCTCCTGCCCTTTCTGATCTCCGGGGGGGGCGGGGCCCTGTTCTATTGCATCGGGTTGACGGCCGCCGCCTTATTCGGTGTCGGCGCGGTCCTCACCCTGTTCACGGGCCGAAACGCCTTATGGGGTGGCCTGAGGATGCTCGCGATCGGGGCGGCCGCCGGCGGCGTCACCTACGCGATCGGACGGCTCTTAGGGGTGAGTCTGAATTAGTAGGCCGCTAGCCGCGGCCCGCGGAGGTCTTGAAGAGGGCGATGGCCCGTTCGAGTCGGCCGAGGCTGCTCTGTTCGCCCCATCCCGAGTATTGGCCCTTCAGACGGTCGAAGATCTCTTGGCTCGCGGCCAGAAGCTCGGGAAGGGCCTGGAATTCCTGGGCGTGCTCGGAGTGGACGGTTGCGATCACGTCTCCGGTCTCGTTTTTCAGCGCGTAGAGATGGGGGAATTCGCGAAGGGGGACCAGCTGCCAATTGGCGGGTAAGCGGTTGTTGACGGTTGCCATCGGAGGACCTCCCGATCGAGAGAGTCTCATACCCAATCGGCGCCCTCCGTCAACCCGAAAGTCAGGTGACTTTTTGATGGCTATTTCTTGGAGGGGGCGGTCACGTAGCCGAGATAGGTCTTCAACTCCGCGATGGACTCGTGGATGTCGCCGATCGCCCGGTGGGCGTTCTTCTTCTCGTGTTTGAAACCGTATTTCTGTCGAAAGACCTCCTTGAACGAGCTCACGTCGATCAACCGGTAATGGAGCCGCTCGGCGAAGGCGGGCAGATAGCGGTCGATGAACCGCCGGTCGTTCCCGACGGAGTTGCCGCAGAGGACGATCTTGTCCTCTTTTTTCGGAAAATGCCGGTTGGCGAGAGCGATCAGGTCTTTTTCGACATCGGCGAGCGGGACGCCCGTCTTGACCTTGTCGGTGAGTCCGCTGGCCCCATGGGTCTTCTTGCACCAATCGTCCATCCGGTCGAGGGCTTCCTGGGGCTGGTGGACGACGCGTTCGTATTCCTCGAGGATCTTGAAGTCGAGGTCGGTCACGACGGCGCCGACTTCGAGGATGACGTCCTTGGCGTCGTCGAGTCCCGTCATTTCGAGGTCGATCCATAGGAGCGGGGGGCGATACCGCTCTCCCCCCGAACCCCCCATCTGAGAATTATTTTCAGCCATCGCTCACTCCGAAAGGGAACCTTTCTTCGCCCGCTATAGTGAATTGTCAGAGACTTGGGAACAGAATTTCCGCGTCGAGCCCTCCGCCCGCGCGGTTGGTGAAGGTCAGGCGAAGGCCGCAGAGACCCGCGATCTTCTGGCAGAGGTTCAGTCCGACGCCCGTCACCTCCAGAACCGGTCTGCCGGCGTTGAGCGCCTCCAACAGAGGGGAGGGGAGCCCCGGTCCGTCGTCGGAAAGGAGGAGCTTGGCGCCGGAGACCGCGAGCCGGCACGGGCTTCCGGGGGCGTGCTTGCGCACGTTCCGGACGAGGTTGTCCACGAGAGAGTCCGCCAGCCTCGGGTCGAAACGGACTTTCGCAGGGTCCGCCGCCGCGAGGTCCGCCTCGATCGGTCCACCCAGGGTCCTCTCCCAGCGGGGGAGCTTCTCTTCTATCCAGGCGGCCAGACTGGTCACCACCGGCTCCGTCGCCACGTCCGTTCGTTCCCACTCGCCGGTCTGCAAGACGGTCGCGACGATCTCCGACATCCGCTGGATCTCCTCAAGCGAACTCTTGAGGACATCGCGGTAGTCCTCCCGTCCGGCCCCTGTGTTCGCCAGGGCGGTCTCCGCCTCGCCTTGAAGGATGGTGAGCGGCGTGCGGAGTTCATGGGCCACGTAGCGCCCCATCTTCCGGATTTGCAGGACCGCCGCGCGCGTGCGCTCGCTCAGGGCGTTGATCCTTCGGACGATCGCATCGAGGTAGGGGCCTGTCTCCTCGATCGCAAGGGGTTTCCAGTCCTCCACGCGGGTGGGGTCCATGCCCTCGAGATGGAGGGCGATGGCATCGACGGGGCGCAGGAGCCTCCCGGACAACCGGCGCGAGAGGATGAGGGCCAAACCCGTCAGAGCGATGAGAAGGAGCAGGCCTTGCCACCAGAGGTTCTTGAGGATCTCCGCGTAGGACGGCAGGGGGATCAGGATCTGCAGAAAGAACGGTCGCTTCCGCCCGAACGTCGAGTAGGGGATCACGAGGGACTCGTAGTTCCTCTTCCGACCTTCCATGGCGAAGAAGGAGGGCTTCGCGAAGGATTCGGGCAGCCGGTCGGGCAGTTGGTCATAACCGCGGCGGGCGGTCGAGAAGGCCAGGAGGCCCGTATTGGTGTAGATCCGGACGACCTGGTCCACGCGCTCGAGTCCCAGGGCCCCTTCGATGAAACGGCTCAGTTCGTCGATGTTTTCCAAATCGCCAAAGTCGTCGATGCCCAGCGAGATGAGCGCGGACGCGGTGGATTCGAGCTGGCGCCGGATCGACTCGCGGTGGCTGCGGACGAGCAGGGCGCCGGTCAGGAGCATGGCGGCCAGCGTGCTGGCCGCGGTCATGACCCACATCACCCGCGCGATTCTCGAGGCGAGAGGGTTCTTCAAGCCTCACCCAGCCAGTACCCCACCCCCCGCCGGTTGTGGATCAGCGGCCGGAACCCCTTGTCGATCTTGCCTCTGAGACCCGCGATCGTGACTTCCACGACGTTGCTTTCGGGGAAATGATTCATGTCCCAAACCTGGTCCAGGAGCTCCATCTTGGAAAATACCTTCCCTGGGTGCCGGGCAAGCGTGCAGAGGAGGCGGAACTCCTTGGCCGAGAGGTCGACGCGCTTGTTGGCCCGGAACACCCGCTGCGTCTCCAAATCGATCTTGACGTCTTCGTACGCGAGCAGAGTGTCTTTCACCGCCCGGCCCTCCGACTCCGTCCTGCGGGCGAGGGATCGGAGACGGGCGATGAGCTCGCCCACGTGGAACGGCTTGCCCAGGTAGTCGTCGGCCCCCTCCGTCAGACCCTTCACCTTGTCCTCGACCTCCGAGAGGGCGCTCAAGACCAGGATTTTGACGTGGGCGTTGGAACGGCGGATGTCGGCGATCCGGTCCAGGGAATCGCGGCCCTTCAGAAGGCGATCCAAGATGAGGATGTCGTAGGCGTTCGCACGGACGGAGGCGAGAAGGTCTTCGACCGTATCGACGGCGTCGACCGTGAATCCGGCCTCTTCCGTGGCCTTTTTCACGAAACTCCGGACCTTGGGCTCATCCTCGGCGATCAGGATCTTCATCATCCTTATGTATAGAGGATCGGAGGGCCGCGTTCAAATGAGGTTTTTTTAATGTGCTTTTCATCAAGGTTTTAAGGCGCGCCCCTAGAAGAGGGTCAATGGAAGGAGGTGATCGCATGAAAAAGAGTCCTCTTCTGGCCGTGACGGCCGCCGCCCTGTTGGCGGTGGGAATCGCCGGAGCCGTGGAAAAAGCGAAGTCCGCAGATGCTCAGGCGAATGCGAAAACGCCGCCGAGCGCGTTCCAGATTTGCAAGGATCAAGGGAAGCAGGGCAAGGAGCTGACCGATTGCATCCGCGCCGAACACGAGAAGCAGCGCGAGGCACGCAAACAAGAACGCGAAGCCAAGACACAGCAGGCCAGCGCTTCACCCGAAGCCTCCGGCGGAACGTTGCCGCCCAAGTAATCGCGACTGATGGGGAAGGTCCCCGTCCGCTTGAATCCTCTTTATGAGTCCTCCTGGTGAAAGGCAGCATGAGGGTTCAGCGGGGGAGACCGGAACCCTTGTTGGAGAAAGGAGGTGATCGTCCCGGAGTTTGGAAAAGGCCCCCGTCGGACCCCCCCTCAGGTTCGGTGACGGGGGCCTTTTTTGTCTTTGTTGATCAGAGGTGCTTGGTCAGAAACCGGATGATCTTTTTGATGCGTGGCGTGTAGGGGGGGTAGAATATTTTGACCATGTCGATCGCGCCCTGGCGGAGGACGGCCCGCTCGTGCGAGAAGGTCTTGAAGCCGAAGAAGCCGTGATAGCTGCCCATCCCGCTCGTGCCCACGCCGCCGAAGGGGAGGTTGGAATTGGCCAAATGGATGGCAAGGTTGTTCACGCAGGTCCCGCCCGCCGTCGTGTTGTTGAGGATCTCTTCCACGTGGCGCCGGTCCTTGGAGAAGATGTAGAGGGCCAGCGGCTTGTCTTTTGATTGGATGAGTTCGATGGCCTGATTCAAGGTCTGAAAGGTGAGAATGGGGAGGATCGGACCGAAGATCTCCTCGCGCATGATGGGTGAATCCGGGGTGACGTTGGAGAGCAGGGTGGGCGCCAGAAACCGTCCGTCCCCGTCGGAGCCCGACAGGCCGCCCATCTCGACCTTGGCGCCCGACTTGATCGTCGCCTCCAGTATCTTTTGCAACCCCTGGCGGTGTTGTTCGCTGATGAGACGGCAGTAGTCCGAGCTCTTGGCCTGGTCCTTCTCCGTCGATCCGTAGCGCGAGGCCACGACCCTCTTGGCCTCTTCCACGAATTCTTTCGCCCGGCCCTCATGAACGAGCAGGTAGTCCGGGGCCACGCAGGTCTGGCCCGCGTTGATGAACTTGGCCCACATGATGCGAGCGGCGGCCTTTTTGACGTCCGCGGTCTCGTCGACGATGACGGGGGATTTGCCGCCGAGCTCCAAGGTGACCGGCGCCAGGTTCTTGGCCGCCGCCGCCATGACCTTTTTCCCGATGTTCGGGCTCCCCGTGAAAAAGATGTGGTCGAAGGGCATCTCCAGCAACGCGTCGGCGACGGCGTGGTCCCCCTCGAGCACCGCGACCTCGTCCTCGGCGAAGACCTCCGCCATGAGCTTTTTCAAAAAACGGGCCGTATGGGCGGTCTTGTTGGAGGGCTTGAGGATCACGCAGTTGCCCGCGGCCACGGCGCCGATAACGGGCGAGACGGCGAGTTGGAAGGGATAATTCCACGGCGAGAGGATGAGGACGACCCCCTTGGGCTCGTAGCGGATCTCGCTCGAGGCGCCGAAGAGCGTGATGGGCGTCCTGACCTTGTGAGGGCGCATCCAGCGCCGCAGGTGCTTGATGGCGTCGTTCAGCTCCGAAACGACCAGGTGCGTCTCGGTCAGGTCCGTCTCGGCCGGATTCTTGCGGAAATCGTCATAGACCGCCTTGTGGAGCTCCTCGCGCCGGTTGAGGATGGCTTCGCGGAGCTTCTTGAGCTTGGCGATCCGCTGGTCGGCGGAGGTTTTGGCGATGCGCCAGCGGTTCTCCCTTTGGCGCTCGAAGATTTTCGCGAGGTCGTCCATGAGGATTCCTATCCCTTGAGGCGTTTGACCGCGGCGACGTATTTTTTCATCGCCTCGTCCTTGGATGTTCCCTTGAGTTCGGTCCATGCCTTGTATTTGGCCCTGCCCTTGAGGTCCAAGAGCCCCGGTTTGGACCCCGAGACGTCGCCGTCCGTGGCCTGCTTGTAGAGGGCGTAGAGATTCAGGAGTTCGTCGTTCGACGGCTTCGTCTTGAGGTTCCAGACCTCCTTGGAGGCCTTTTGAAAGTCGTCCTTGAGGGGCACGAGGGATTCTATACCACAAATCTCATGTTGTGGGAGCGAGAAAGGTGAACATATACGGTGCCATTCCATGAACCCCTTCACCACCCCGAACCGCATCGTCGTGACCTGCGGCAAGCGCTTGTCGCCCTCTCTGCAGCGGGAGTTTTTGGAACTGGGCGTCACCCCCAAGCGGACGTTCGCGACGGGCGTTGAATGGCGGGGGACCCTCAACGACTGCATCCGGCTGAACCTGAATTTGCGATGCGCGAGCCAAGTCCTGTATTCGTTGAAGGAGTTTCCGGCGGATCATCCGGGAGGCGTCTACGACGCCTTGGTCACCCTCCCATGGGAAGAGGTCGTTCCCGAGGACGGCTACCTGTCGGTCACCAGCACCGTGAGCCACCCGACCGTCAATAACTCGTTATTCATGAACGTGAAGGTCAAGGACGCGATCATGGACCGCATCCGCGACAAGACCGGAAAGAGGCCCGATTCCGGGCCGAAGTTGGACCGCACGGTCGTGCATTTGTACTGGCAGGACGACCGGGCCGAGGTATTCCTGGATTCCACGGGCGAGACCCTGGCCAAGCACGGCTACCGCAAGATGCCCGGCAAGGCGCCCATGCTGGAGTCGTTGGCCGCGGCGACGTTGATGGCGACCAAGTGGGACCGAAGCTCCCCGTTCGTCAACCCGATGTGCGGTTCCGGGACTGTGGCGATCGAGGCGGCCTTGCTGGCGACGCATCGCAAGCCTGGCTTGCTCCGGAGCCATTATGCGTTCATGCACGTGAGGGGTTATGATCGGGCGGTGTACGACAAAGAGCGCCGAAGGCTCGCCGACGAGGTGAAAGAGGTTCCCGGGCTCATGATCATAGCGACCGATTTGAGCGAAGAAGCCGTCCGTATCGCCAGGATCAACGCGAACGCCGCCGGCGTGGGGGATTTGATCCGGTTCGGTGTCGGCGATTTCGAAACGACGCCCCTCCCCGAGCCGCCCGGCGTTGTCTATTTCAATCCCGAGTACGGGGAACGCCTCGGCCACATGGCCGAACTGGAAGCCACGTACGCGCGCATCGGCGATTTCATGAAAAAGAAATGCAAAGGATTCATGGGTTACCTTTTTACGGGCAATTTGGACCTGGCGAAAAAGGTCGGGCTGAAGGCCAGCCGCCGGATCGAGTTTTACACGGGCAAGATCGACTGCCGGTTGTTGGAGTACGAATTGTACGCCGGCACCAAGAGGGAATCGTAACATGGCTCTTCGAAGGACGCTGCGGACCATCGCCCATGCGAAGCGGGCCGGTTTTCAATGGCGGGGCTGGACCGGACCGTTGAGAAAGGTCAAAGAAGAGCTCCGCGAGTTGGAGCGGGAGATCCGCCGCCGTGACAAGACCAAGGCGCGGACCTCGGAGGAAATCGGCGACCTGCTTTTTTCGGTCTGCAACCTGGCCACCTTGCTCGAGCTGAACCCGGAAAAGGCCCTCCATGCGACCCTGGACAAGTTCCAGTCCCGTTTCCGGTTCGTCAAAAACGAACTGCGAAAGAAGGGGAAGAGGCCCAAAGACTCGAATCTGAAAGAGATGGGCGCTCTTTGGAAAAAGGCTAAGACGAGGCCGCACCCTTGAGGACCGCCAGCAATTCCTCGCCGAACGACGCGCACTTGCGCTCCCCCATTCCGAAAACGCCGGCCAACTCGTCCAGGTTGCGCGGTCTCTTGACGCAGAGGTCGTCGATCGTCCGGTCCCAAAAGAGGGTGTAGGGCGGGATTCCCTTCCGGCGGGCGGTTTCCGCGCGCCAGCTTCGGATCGCCTGCCAGAGACCGCCGTGGTCGGCGCCGCCCGGCACGGAGGATGCGACCGTTCCCGCACTCCGGCTCCGGCGCGGCCTTCGAGTCATGAGTTCATCGTAGAGTCTCTTGGGCAAGACCGGTTCCTTTTGGTCCCTCATCACCGCCGATCCTTCCGCGGTCAGTGAGAGCGTGGGGTACTTGAACCCGTTTTGCTGGATGTAGCCCTGTCGGATCAGGAGATCGACGAGGCCCATGAGTTCCGGACGTCTTTTGTGGGCCAGAAGACCGAAGGTCGAAAGTCGGTCATGGCCATACGCTTCACCGCGCTCGCTCGTTTTTCCCGTCAGACAGTCGATCAAGACGCCCTTGCCGAAGGAGGCGGCCGTGCCAAATCGGGCAAGGCCCGAGAGGACGATGCGGATGTCTTTCTTCAGCTCAGAGGAGATCTCAAAAGTCTCCGTCTCCGAGCAATTGTCGCAGGCGCCGCACCCGTCTTTGAGCCTTTCGCCGTCGCCGAAATAGTCCATGAGGGCCGCCTGGCGGCACGCGGACCCGTGCGCGTAGCGTTGCATGAGCTTGAGTTTGTCTTCACGGTTCCCGAGCCACGCGTCTCGCCGGTCCGAAGGGACGGTCTCCAAGACCTGCTGGATGAAAAAGTCTTGGAGGCCGGCGTCGTCGCCGCCGAAAAAGAGAAGACACTGCGCCTCGAGCCCGTCGCGCCCCGCGCGGCCCGCTTCCTGGTAATAGGCCTCGAGACTCCCCGGCATTTGGGCGTGGACGACGAGCCTCACGTCCGGCCGGTCGACCCCCATCCCGAAGGCGTTCGTGGCGACCAAGACGACCCTGGCGTCTTCCTGAAAATGCCTGTGGGCCTTCTCCCGAGCGTCGGCCTCGAGTCCGGCGTGATAGGGAAAGGCGGGGACCTTGCGGCTTCTCAACAATTCCGTCAGGGCGTCGACCACCTTGCGGGTGCCGCAATAGACGATGGCCGCCCCTTCCGGGAGGCTCTCCAGGAGACGGAGGATCTCCGAAAACCGCGCCTTTTTGCCGCCCTCCATCCGCGCGCGGAACTTGAGGTTGGGCCGGTAGAAGCCGTGGACGCGGATGAGAGGGTCTTGAAGCTCGAGCGAGGCCGCGATCTCCCTCTGGACTTCGGGCGTCGCCGTGGCCGTCACGGCGATCACCGGGCAACCCCACTCGCGCCTGATCCGGCCGAGGTCGCGATACTCTTCCCGGAAATCATGACCCCATTGGGCGATGCAGTGGGCCTCGTCCACCGCCGCGTAGTCGGGGCGGTGCCTTTTCAGGAATTCGAAGAAGCCGGGCAGCGCGATCCGTTCGGGGGAGACGTAATAAAGATTGATCTGCCGTTCCGCCCAGGCGGCAAGGGCTTCTCCGTCATCTTTATTTGCCGAATGCGTCGTCGCCGCCGGAATGTTCAAGAGATTGAGCTTTGCGACCTGGTCGTTCATGAGGCTGATCAAGGGGGAAACGACCAGACAGCGCTTGCCCGCGGCGACCGCGGGGAGCTGGTAACAGAGGGATTTCCCGGAGCCGGTCGCCATCACCGCGAGGACGTCGCGTCCCTCCAAAACGGCGCGAACGATCTCCTCCTGTCCGGGCCTAAATCCCTCAAGACCGAAAACCGAATGGAGTGTCGATTCCAATGACGTCATTGTCGGCTTGATAATTGTCACGTTCGCGGGTAGAGCAAGGTCCTATAACCTTTACTAAGGAGCCAATATGAAAAAAATGAAAAAAATTCTCATCGTGGCACTGTTGGCGGTCCTTCCCGTCGTTTTCGCGGGGCCTGCTTTTTCCAAGGGCCGCGGCGTCAGGGATCTTGTGGGCGAGCAAAGCGGCTGGACGAAAGGTCTCATCAACTCCAAGGCCTTCGCCGGCAAGACGATCCTGGTCGAGATCGCGGACCAGCGCAAATCCACCAAGGTGGGAGACCTCTTCGATACGGTCCAGTCGGTCTTGTCCGCCTCCCAACGGAGCATTTTTGTGGATCCCCTCCTCTTGGCCGAGCATCAGAACGCCGCCTACGTGACGGTGGAGGTCGACGGGGCGGTCTTGAAAAGCGTGGGACTGAGCAGCCAGCCGCCCGCGGAGCAGAAGGGCGTTGCCGCTCTGGTGCTGACCTTCAAGGGCGACACGACGCTCCCTGTTCAGGTTCTGGCGAACATCAAGCCGCAATAGGCGTTGAAGATCGTCCTCTTTCGCCCGGAGATCCCCCAAAACACGGGCAATATCGGCCGGCTGTGCGTCGCGACGCAGACGGAACTCTATCTCGTCCGCCCCATGGGTTTCTTCCTCGACTCCAGGGAGATCCGCCGCTCCGGCCTCGATTATTGGGAGCACCTCAAATACAAGGTCGTCTCCGGTCTGGAGGAAGTGAAGGGGGAGAATCCACGGTCGCGGCTCTGGTATCTCAGCACCAAGGGTAAGACGGTCTATTCCGAAGCGGCCTACCGTCCGGACGATGTCCTGGTGTTCGGCTCGGAAGGCTCGGGCCTGCCCTCCGAGGTCCTGGAAGCGAACCCCGAGTCCGTTCTCAACATCCCGCAATGGGGACCGGTCAGGAGTTTAAACCTCGCCACGGCCGTTGGGATCGTCCTCTACGAGGCCTACCGTCAGACAGGCAACGGCCGGTTTCAGAAAAAATAAAAACGCGCGCCGATGCCGCCGGTCATGTCGAATTCGCTGTCGGGAATGATCTGAATTCCGGGGGCAACCTCGAAAAAGACTTCCACGGGATAATGGACGAACTGCATGGCGACGCCGACGGGGACGCGGATGGCCGCGATGGTCTTGCCGTCTCCGTTGCCTCCCTTGTCGAAGCCGATCTTGCCGCCGGCTCCGGCGTAGAAGGGCAGGGTGAAACTCGAGGCATGTACGGGGATGTCGAGGATGTCATAGGTCACGTCGCCGATGAGCGTGAAGGAGGACTCGATGAACGACCAGGCGACGATGGCGTCCAGGGCGAGGCGTTCGGTGAGATAACCTTTGACCGTCAAGCCGGTCGGATCGCCGAGGTAAAGGCCGGCGCCGAAACGCCTGGATTCGGGGCCGTAGGCGGCAGGCGCCGCGAAAACGCGATTGTAGGCCAGGAGAGAGGCCAGCAGCACGGCGAATGCGAATAATCTTGAGTGCTTCTTCATGCGAGTCTCCTTGTCTGAGGGTTTGAGGGATTGCGGAATTGACACGGGACTCTATCGGGGGGAGTAAGAGGGGTCAAGAGATCCCGATTATTTTGTATACAAGCGTATGCGCGGCGCCGTTTTGAAATCGATCGCCCGGATCGAGGCCCGATTGTCGGAGGACCCGAGGCTCGAGAAAACGAGCTCCGAAGAAGGTCCGCGCGATCTGCTGTTCGTTCGCCGAGTCGTCTCGTGGGTGGGCCGTTTATCCCCGAGCCCCTCTGAATCCCTCCTTCTCGCGGCGTGGGGCCACGTCCTCGACCGCTGGACGCTCCCGCGTGACAGCCAGCCCCAAAAATATCCGATGACCACGGCCGGCTACCACAAATGGCGGAAGGCCCTTAACCTCATCTCGGCCGACGCGACGTCGAAGATCCTGAGCGAGGAGGGCGTCGACGAGAAGGCCATCTCGCGGGTGCGCGATCTGATCCTCAAGAAGAATTTTCCCTCCGACCCCGATTCACAGTCCTTGGAGGACGCCGATTGCCTGGCCTTTTTGGAATTGAAGCTCGAAGGGTATTTGGAGGAATGGGACGAGGCCAAGACCGTCCGGATCCTTCGCGGTACGTTGGAAAAAATGACACCGCGCGCCCGCGAGATGGCCGCCCGGATCCCCTTGCCCGAAAAGGCGGTCGCCCTCTTGAAGAAGGCCTCTCCCTAGTTATCCACAATGTGGATAACCATCTTAACAGGCTGATATTCCTTGCCTTCTGACGCATAGAGTCATCACTTTTCACTGGCCCAACCCCCCAACGATATGAAAGAAAGAGGGTCCGAAAGAAACTATGGCGGTTACGGCCATCCTTCCCATCTTGGACGTCGTGCAGTTGATCACCTCCGCAACCAGCCGGTTGACGGGAGGCGTTCCCTCCCATGCGGTGGCCACCGATGTGCTCTCCGCC
The nucleotide sequence above comes from bacterium. Encoded proteins:
- a CDS encoding VIT1/CCC1 transporter family protein, whose amino-acid sequence is MSYRESWMEEKRSAYLYRVIAEAEKETLRRNLFSGLAQEAELQAGHWARKLAAASQAVPGAYAPDLRSRVVAALVRRLGPKALRTPLAALKIRGLSVYDKTPPGHESPVRVEEVGRRHRGTKTGGNLRAAVFGVNDGLVSNAGLILGVAGATNDPHAILLSGIAGLLAGAFSMAAGEFVSVRSQREMYEYQIGLEREELAEYPQQEAEELALIYQAKGLSETEAQEIAKKLIDDPGKALETLAREELGLDPQALGSPWGAAVFSFVAFAVGASIPLLPFLISGGGGALFYCIGLTAAALFGVGAVLTLFTGRNALWGGLRMLAIGAAAGGVTYAIGRLLGVSLN
- the orn gene encoding oligoribonuclease, with protein sequence MAENNSQMGGSGGERYRPPLLWIDLEMTGLDDAKDVILEVGAVVTDLDFKILEEYERVVHQPQEALDRMDDWCKKTHGASGLTDKVKTGVPLADVEKDLIALANRHFPKKEDKIVLCGNSVGNDRRFIDRYLPAFAERLHYRLIDVSSFKEVFRQKYGFKHEKKNAHRAIGDIHESIAELKTYLGYVTAPSKK
- a CDS encoding HAMP domain-containing sensor histidine kinase, whose translation is MKNPLASRIARVMWVMTAASTLAAMLLTGALLVRSHRESIRRQLESTASALISLGIDDFGDLENIDELSRFIEGALGLERVDQVVRIYTNTGLLAFSTARRGYDQLPDRLPESFAKPSFFAMEGRKRNYESLVIPYSTFGRKRPFFLQILIPLPSYAEILKNLWWQGLLLLIALTGLALILSRRLSGRLLRPVDAIALHLEGMDPTRVEDWKPLAIEETGPYLDAIVRRINALSERTRAAVLQIRKMGRYVAHELRTPLTILQGEAETALANTGAGREDYRDVLKSSLEEIQRMSEIVATVLQTGEWERTDVATEPVVTSLAAWIEEKLPRWERTLGGPIEADLAAADPAKVRFDPRLADSLVDNLVRNVRKHAPGSPCRLAVSGAKLLLSDDGPGLPSPLLEALNAGRPVLEVTGVGLNLCQKIAGLCGLRLTFTNRAGGGLDAEILFPSL
- a CDS encoding response regulator transcription factor translates to MKILIAEDEPKVRSFVKKATEEAGFTVDAVDTVEDLLASVRANAYDILILDRLLKGRDSLDRIADIRRSNAHVKILVLSALSEVEDKVKGLTEGADDYLGKPFHVGELIARLRSLARRTESEGRAVKDTLLAYEDVKIDLETQRVFRANKRVDLSAKEFRLLCTLARHPGKVFSKMELLDQVWDMNHFPESNVVEVTIAGLRGKIDKGFRPLIHNRRGVGYWLGEA
- a CDS encoding aldehyde dehydrogenase family protein produces the protein MDDLAKIFERQRENRWRIAKTSADQRIAKLKKLREAILNRREELHKAVYDDFRKNPAETDLTETHLVVSELNDAIKHLRRWMRPHKVRTPITLFGASSEIRYEPKGVVLILSPWNYPFQLAVSPVIGAVAAGNCVILKPSNKTAHTARFLKKLMAEVFAEDEVAVLEGDHAVADALLEMPFDHIFFTGSPNIGKKVMAAAAKNLAPVTLELGGKSPVIVDETADVKKAAARIMWAKFINAGQTCVAPDYLLVHEGRAKEFVEEAKRVVASRYGSTEKDQAKSSDYCRLISEQHRQGLQKILEATIKSGAKVEMGGLSGSDGDGRFLAPTLLSNVTPDSPIMREEIFGPILPILTFQTLNQAIELIQSKDKPLALYIFSKDRRHVEEILNNTTAGGTCVNNLAIHLANSNLPFGGVGTSGMGSYHGFFGFKTFSHERAVLRQGAIDMVKIFYPPYTPRIKKIIRFLTKHL
- a CDS encoding acyl-CoA-binding protein: MPLKDDFQKASKEVWNLKTKPSNDELLNLYALYKQATDGDVSGSKPGLLDLKGRAKYKAWTELKGTSKDEAMKKYVAAVKRLKG
- a CDS encoding class I SAM-dependent RNA methyltransferase produces the protein MNPFTTPNRIVVTCGKRLSPSLQREFLELGVTPKRTFATGVEWRGTLNDCIRLNLNLRCASQVLYSLKEFPADHPGGVYDALVTLPWEEVVPEDGYLSVTSTVSHPTVNNSLFMNVKVKDAIMDRIRDKTGKRPDSGPKLDRTVVHLYWQDDRAEVFLDSTGETLAKHGYRKMPGKAPMLESLAAATLMATKWDRSSPFVNPMCGSGTVAIEAALLATHRKPGLLRSHYAFMHVRGYDRAVYDKERRRLADEVKEVPGLMIIATDLSEEAVRIARINANAAGVGDLIRFGVGDFETTPLPEPPGVVYFNPEYGERLGHMAELEATYARIGDFMKKKCKGFMGYLFTGNLDLAKKVGLKASRRIEFYTGKIDCRLLEYELYAGTKRES
- a CDS encoding MazG nucleotide pyrophosphohydrolase domain-containing protein produces the protein MALRRTLRTIAHAKRAGFQWRGWTGPLRKVKEELRELEREIRRRDKTKARTSEEIGDLLFSVCNLATLLELNPEKALHATLDKFQSRFRFVKNELRKKGKRPKDSNLKEMGALWKKAKTRPHP